From a region of the Planctomycetota bacterium genome:
- the amrA gene encoding AmmeMemoRadiSam system protein A encodes MMSERERKTLLDLARRALTALLNGQPVPRAATESPALQAPGGAFVTLKNHGRLRGCIGTFESPKPLLETVQQMAAAACRDPRFLSNPISAGELADIDIEISVLSPIEKTRDPLKEIELGRHGISIDGPYGSGCFLPQVATETGWSKEEFLSQCASMKAGLPPDAWKWPDVTVYRFEAEVFGER; translated from the coding sequence ATGATGAGCGAACGCGAACGGAAAACGCTTCTGGACCTCGCGCGACGGGCGCTGACGGCCCTTCTGAACGGCCAACCCGTGCCGCGCGCCGCCACCGAGAGCCCCGCGCTCCAGGCGCCCGGCGGCGCGTTCGTCACGCTGAAGAACCACGGGCGCCTCCGCGGCTGCATCGGCACCTTCGAGAGCCCGAAGCCCCTCTTGGAGACCGTCCAGCAGATGGCCGCCGCCGCCTGCCGCGATCCGCGATTCCTCTCCAACCCCATCAGCGCGGGGGAACTGGCGGACATCGACATCGAAATCTCCGTTCTGTCGCCCATCGAAAAAACCCGCGACCCCTTGAAGGAAATCGAACTGGGTCGCCACGGCATCTCGATCGACGGCCCGTATGGGTCCGGCTGTTTCCTGCCCCAGGTGGCCACCGAGACGGGATGGTCGAAGGAAGAGTTCCTGTCGCAGTGCGCCTCGATGAAGGCGGGACTTCCGCCCGATGCGTGGAAATGGCCAGACGTGACCGTCTATCGCTTCGAGGCCGAAGTCTTCGGCGAAAGATAA